Below is a genomic region from Sphingomonas phyllosphaerae.
CGACGCGTTGGCGCTGCCCGCCCGACAACCGTGCGCCACCTTCGCCGAGGAAGGTGTCGAGACCCTCTGGCAAGGCGCGGAGGAAGTCGGCGGCGTTGGCCGCCTCCGCCGCCGCCCAGACCTGCGCGTCATCGGCGTCCCAGCGGCCGTAGCGGAGATTGTCGCGCGCGCTGGTGCCGAAGATCACCGTTTCCTGCGGCACCATCGCGATCCGCGCACGAACCTCGGACGGGTCGGCGCGGGTGAGGTCGACCCCGTCGACCAGCACTTCGCCGCGCGCGGGCTGGTAGAAATGCTGAAGCAATTGGAACAGGGTCGACTTGCCGGCGCCGGACGGGCCGACCACCGCCAGCGTTTCGCCGGGGGCGACCTCCAGCGTGAAGTCGTGGAGCGCGGCGACATCGGGGCGACTGGGGTAGCGGAACTCGACGTTGCGAAACGCCACGCGGCCCTGCGGCGGCTGCGGCAGCGCCACCGGATGCGCGGGCGGCGCGATCTCGGGATGCTCGGCGAGCAATTCGCTCAAGCGCCCCGCCGCGCCGGCACCGCGCAGCAGATCGCCATAGACTTCGGTCAGCGCGCCGAACGCGCCCGCGACGATCCCGCCGGTCAGCACGAAGGCGGCGATCGCGCCGCCCGACAGACGCCCGGCGGCGACATCCTCCGCGCCTTCCCATAACACCAACGTGATCGCGCCGAAGATCAGCCCGATGACGATTGCGGTCATGATCGCGCGCAGCGCCACCCGCTTGCGCGCCGCCGCCATCGTCGCCTCGACCGCATCGGTGAAGCGCGCACTTTCACGCGCCTCCTGGCCGAACGCCTGGACGATCTTCATCGCGCCCAGCGTTTCGACGACGATCGATCCGACATCCGCGATCCGGTCTTGCGAAGTGCGCGACAGGTTGCGGACGCGCCGCCCGAGCAGGGCGATCGGCGCGATGATGAGCGGGATGCCCGCGAGCAGCATCGCCGCGAGCTTGGGCGAGATCGCGAACAGGTAGATCAGCCCGCCGATC
It encodes:
- a CDS encoding ABC transporter transmembrane domain-containing protein, giving the protein MASASDVAPSRRLGNLAMVFRHARKYPLQITAAFSALAVTSGATIAIPYSFKRVIDRGFAGNGASAESVASSFHYMLMIVVVLALGTAVRFYFVAWLGERVVADIRTEVQRHLMTLSPSFYETNRPSEIASRLTADTGQIETVVGSTVSIALRNSFTAIGGLIYLFAISPKLAAMLLAGIPLIIAPIALLGRRVRNLSRTSQDRIADVGSIVVETLGAMKIVQAFGQEARESARFTDAVEATMAAARKRVALRAIMTAIVIGLIFGAITLVLWEGAEDVAAGRLSGGAIAAFVLTGGIVAGAFGALTEVYGDLLRGAGAAGRLSELLAEHPEIAPPAHPVALPQPPQGRVAFRNVEFRYPSRPDVAALHDFTLEVAPGETLAVVGPSGAGKSTLFQLLQHFYQPARGEVLVDGVDLTRADPSEVRARIAMVPQETVIFGTSARDNLRYGRWDADDAQVWAAAEAANAADFLRALPEGLDTFLGEGGARLSGGQRQRVAIARALLRDAPILLLDEATSALDAESERLVQDALERLMASRTTLVIAHRLATVRAASRIVVMDGGRIVEEGDHAALIGAGGLYARLASLQFHDA